One window of Streptomyces sp. NBC_00273 genomic DNA carries:
- a CDS encoding Ni/Fe hydrogenase subunit alpha, which yields MSDPTPRSQELRIPSLARVEGETALHLRIDHGTVIEARLKIYEPPRFFEAFLRGRAHTEPPDLTSRICGICPVAYQMSACRAIEDACGVVVDGQLAALRRLLYCGEWIESQTLHIHMLHAPDFLGEDDVIGLSRSHLEHVKRGLRLKQAGNAVVELLGGRAIHPVNVRIGGFHRAPTRAELRPLEERLRTALDDAWDTVRWVAGFEFPDAECDADLLALAEEGTYAIESGVPTVLPYDEMLPPYSFPLRDFTDHVAEEQVSHSTALHSRLDGRRHLTGSLARWAVSGYLLSPLALEAAREAGLGDPLSRAGAGRAEVCRNPYRSILVRAVEVLYAVEEALRIITEYERPARPYVEVPARAGIGHGATEAPRGLLYHRYAFDDGGRVTDARIVPPTAQNQGAIEEDLRRLVQAGLDRGEGSEAELTRLCERAVRNHDPCISCSAHFLELDIERTH from the coding sequence ATGAGCGATCCCACGCCCCGGTCCCAGGAGCTGCGCATCCCCTCACTCGCCCGTGTCGAGGGCGAGACCGCGCTGCACCTGAGGATCGACCACGGCACAGTCATCGAGGCGCGGCTCAAGATCTACGAGCCGCCGCGGTTCTTCGAAGCCTTCCTCCGGGGCAGAGCGCACACAGAGCCGCCCGACCTCACCTCCCGCATCTGCGGGATCTGTCCCGTCGCCTACCAGATGAGTGCCTGCCGTGCCATCGAGGACGCGTGCGGCGTTGTCGTCGACGGACAACTGGCCGCCCTGCGCCGCCTGCTGTATTGCGGCGAATGGATCGAGAGCCAGACGCTGCACATCCATATGCTGCACGCACCGGACTTCCTCGGCGAGGACGACGTGATCGGTCTGTCCCGCTCCCATCTGGAGCACGTCAAGCGCGGACTGCGCCTGAAGCAGGCCGGCAACGCCGTGGTCGAACTGCTCGGGGGCCGGGCCATCCACCCCGTCAACGTCCGGATCGGCGGCTTCCACCGCGCCCCGACCCGCGCCGAACTCCGCCCCCTGGAAGAACGGCTGCGCACCGCCCTCGACGACGCCTGGGACACGGTGCGCTGGGTCGCCGGCTTCGAATTCCCGGACGCCGAGTGCGACGCCGACCTGCTCGCCCTCGCCGAGGAGGGCACTTACGCCATCGAGTCCGGCGTGCCCACCGTGCTCCCGTACGACGAGATGCTCCCGCCCTACAGCTTTCCCCTGCGGGACTTCACCGACCACGTGGCCGAGGAGCAGGTCTCCCACTCCACAGCCCTCCACTCCCGTTTGGACGGCCGTAGGCATCTCACGGGCTCCCTGGCGCGCTGGGCGGTCAGCGGCTACCTGCTGTCCCCGCTGGCCCTGGAAGCGGCACGGGAGGCCGGGCTGGGCGACCCCCTGTCGCGCGCAGGTGCCGGGCGGGCAGAGGTCTGCAGGAACCCGTACCGAAGCATCCTCGTCCGGGCGGTGGAAGTCCTGTACGCGGTGGAGGAGGCCCTGAGGATCATCACGGAGTACGAACGTCCGGCCCGCCCGTACGTGGAGGTGCCGGCCCGGGCCGGCATCGGGCACGGTGCCACGGAGGCGCCGCGCGGCCTGCTCTACCACCGCTACGCGTTCGACGACGGGGGGCGTGTCACGGACGCCCGCATCGTGCCACCGACCGCCCAGAACCAGGGCGCCATCGAGGAGGACCTGCGTCGGCTGGTCCAAGCCGGCCTCGATCGGGGTGAGGGCTCCGAGGCCGAGCTCACCCGGCTGTGCGAGCGGGCCGTCCGCAACCACGACCCGTGCATCTCGTGTTCGGCCCACTTCCTGGAACTGGACATCGAGCGCACCCACTGA
- a CDS encoding oxidoreductase, whose translation MSTPTTPQPPVRPRLGVFKFASCDGCQLTLLDCEDELLGIAAELEIAHFLEASSEPAPGPYDLVLVEGSVSTPEHVERIRRIRADARHLVTIGACATAGGVQALRNYADVDGYLATVYARPEYIETLATSTPVSAHVPVDFELRGCPIDRGQLVEVITAFLAGRKPAIPNHSVCFACKRRGNVCVTVAHGTPCLGPVTHAGCGALCPTYGRGCYGCFGPAGTTNLPALVPLMQRDGMSEEDIGRFLHTFNVTAFTAVEEQGQPGVTDAEGPG comes from the coding sequence ATGAGCACCCCCACCACGCCCCAGCCCCCTGTCCGCCCCCGCCTCGGCGTGTTCAAGTTCGCCTCCTGTGACGGCTGCCAGCTCACCCTCCTCGACTGCGAGGACGAACTGCTCGGCATCGCCGCCGAACTGGAGATCGCCCACTTCCTGGAGGCGTCCAGCGAGCCCGCGCCCGGTCCGTACGACCTCGTCCTCGTCGAAGGGTCGGTCAGCACACCCGAGCACGTGGAGCGAATCCGGCGCATCCGCGCCGATGCCCGCCACCTCGTCACCATCGGTGCCTGCGCCACGGCCGGCGGCGTGCAGGCGCTGCGCAACTACGCCGATGTCGACGGGTACCTGGCGACCGTCTACGCCCGCCCCGAATACATCGAGACCCTCGCGACCTCCACGCCGGTCTCGGCCCACGTACCCGTCGACTTCGAACTGCGCGGCTGTCCCATCGACCGCGGTCAGCTCGTGGAGGTCATCACCGCGTTCCTCGCCGGACGCAAGCCCGCCATCCCGAACCACAGTGTCTGCTTCGCCTGCAAACGGCGCGGCAACGTCTGCGTCACCGTCGCCCACGGCACGCCCTGCCTGGGCCCCGTCACCCACGCGGGCTGCGGGGCCCTGTGCCCGACCTACGGGCGCGGCTGTTACGGCTGCTTCGGGCCGGCCGGAACCACGAACCTTCCCGCGCTGGTCCCGCTCATGCAGCGTGACGGGATGAGCGAGGAAGACATCGGCAGGTTCCTGCACACCTTCAACGTGACCGCCTTCACCGCCGTGGAGGAGCAAGGACAGCCCGGCGTGACCGACGCTGAAGGACCCGGATGA
- a CDS encoding universal stress protein, with amino-acid sequence MEPVVTVGLDGSPESLAAARWAADEADRRKLTLRLLHAWPLLAPEPTHLPSEMDQNYWAKRIVHNAKAELQARHPGLTIVGNLVAEDAQEALLKASAESEMTVLGSRGLEPVESYFLGDISMPVVARAERPVVLVRAGTREEGPPSAPGASGGVVVALKLHGPCDDLLAFSFAAAAARGVPLQAVHGRSMPLHAHAPWGVDHDVTEKIRQDAQKVLSDALRPWREKFPSVQVTPGIGLESPTKVVVRTAEGAGLLVVGRRRHRPALAPPLGSVATAAIHHARCPVAVIPHD; translated from the coding sequence ATGGAGCCAGTCGTCACTGTGGGCCTCGACGGCTCACCCGAGAGCCTCGCCGCTGCCCGCTGGGCCGCTGACGAAGCCGACCGCCGCAAACTCACGCTGCGCCTGTTGCACGCGTGGCCCCTGCTGGCGCCGGAACCGACCCACCTCCCCTCCGAGATGGATCAGAACTACTGGGCGAAGCGGATCGTGCACAACGCGAAGGCGGAGCTCCAAGCGCGCCACCCGGGCCTGACCATCGTCGGCAACCTGGTCGCCGAGGATGCTCAGGAGGCGCTGCTGAAAGCGTCAGCGGAGTCCGAGATGACCGTGCTCGGTTCGCGAGGGCTGGAGCCCGTCGAGAGCTATTTCCTGGGCGACATCAGCATGCCCGTCGTCGCACGGGCCGAGCGGCCGGTGGTCCTGGTGCGCGCCGGGACGCGCGAAGAGGGTCCGCCGTCCGCTCCAGGTGCCTCAGGCGGCGTAGTGGTGGCATTGAAACTGCACGGTCCGTGCGACGACCTGCTCGCGTTCTCCTTCGCCGCCGCCGCGGCACGGGGCGTTCCCCTGCAAGCCGTCCACGGCCGAAGCATGCCCCTCCACGCTCACGCTCCCTGGGGCGTGGACCACGACGTGACCGAGAAGATCAGGCAGGACGCGCAGAAGGTCCTGAGTGACGCTCTCCGCCCCTGGCGCGAGAAGTTTCCGAGCGTGCAGGTAACTCCCGGTATCGGTCTTGAAAGCCCTACCAAGGTCGTGGTCCGGACCGCCGAGGGGGCAGGACTACTGGTTGTCGGCCGACGCAGGCACCGCCCTGCCCTGGCACCCCCATTGGGTTCCGTGGCCACCGCCGCGATCCATCACGCGCGCTGCCCCGTCGCCGTCATTCCCCATGACTGA